Proteins encoded by one window of Erythrobacter sp.:
- a CDS encoding SDR family oxidoreductase, with translation MNRIDPVIAGTEEGPQFGFTNHQLATLETVYRDDLLKDQVIVVTGGGSGIGKGIAFLCARLGAHVVICGRTEERLVEACDAMEEATGRRPMHIPMSIRDPEEVEAFYDAVFERHGRVDHLINNAGGQFPQDAIDFSRKGWLSVIDLNLNGTWWMTQTLAQRWRAQGAKGNVISIVANVERGMPQAAHTCAARAGVIYLSKTLATEWAPLDIRVNCVAPGVIESEGFRVYPPEALERFHDANPMKRRGDVWDIAEACVYLMAPSGDFITGELLVIDGGQAQNGAVWPAGRPDWFGGTRSNRT, from the coding sequence ATGAACAGGATCGATCCGGTCATCGCCGGAACCGAGGAAGGCCCGCAATTCGGCTTCACCAATCACCAACTGGCGACTCTGGAAACCGTTTACCGCGACGACTTGCTGAAGGATCAGGTCATCGTCGTCACAGGCGGGGGTTCGGGCATCGGCAAGGGCATTGCCTTCCTGTGCGCGCGGCTTGGTGCCCATGTGGTGATCTGCGGGCGCACCGAAGAGAGGCTGGTCGAAGCCTGCGATGCGATGGAGGAAGCCACCGGTCGCCGGCCGATGCACATTCCGATGTCCATCCGCGATCCGGAGGAAGTCGAGGCCTTCTACGATGCAGTTTTCGAACGGCACGGTCGTGTCGACCACCTGATCAACAATGCCGGCGGCCAGTTCCCGCAGGATGCCATCGATTTCAGCCGCAAGGGCTGGCTGTCGGTAATCGATCTCAATCTCAACGGCACATGGTGGATGACGCAGACCCTGGCGCAGCGCTGGCGCGCGCAGGGGGCAAAGGGCAATGTCATCAGCATCGTGGCGAATGTCGAGCGGGGCATGCCGCAGGCGGCGCATACATGCGCAGCGCGCGCGGGGGTCATCTACCTTTCGAAGACGCTGGCTACCGAATGGGCGCCGCTGGACATTCGCGTCAATTGCGTCGCGCCCGGCGTGATCGAAAGCGAGGGTTTCCGCGTCTACCCGCCCGAAGCGCTCGAACGGTTCCACGATGCCAATCCGATGAAACGGCGCGGCGATGTGTGGGACATTGCCGAGGCCTGCGTTTACCTGATGGCCCCTTCGGGCGACTTCATTACCGGCGAGCTGCTGGTGATCGACGGTGGCCAGGCCCAGAACGGCGCCGTATGGCCGGCCGGTCGTCCGGACTGGTTCGGTGGCACCAGATCGAACCGTACCTGA
- a CDS encoding acyl--CoA ligase → MSDTIHTIGKMLRNRAVSHGDSIALIFPDSRQTYAQLLDASTRWAKTLVALGVRRGEHVGVLLPTCREFLEIYYGCALIGAVVVPVNARYQPGELAYLVKDAALRVLVTTGRVADSLDFGERLEAALASLRGSADCLALDLPEAPDLRQIICLEEKCGPALLPLSRAMALGESVPDTDIRALTEAVQPGDIGLILYTSGTTSNPKGCMISNRAMVGNSRNLGLRYEVTDADKVWSPLPIYHIAGILPMTMIMDAGGAYMTVPYFDAGTALEMLERERATIAYPAFVTIMQDLISHDRFKVTDLASMRLMNSNFAVQPAWIKTAMIEAMPSIVHVGTYGLTEAAGTICTSRLDETEHSRTSRLGVPLDEWDVRIVDIETGRECAPGERGEICARGPNMLSGYYNAPEKTAESIRDGWLHTGDIGSFDEAGTIMFHGRTKDMLKVGGENVAAAEIEGVLQTHDAVKLAQVVGIPDDRYVEVPVAFVELAPGESVEPDELIAHCRGKIANFKLPRDVRFVTGWPMSTSKIQKFRLRDMLLEERGIER, encoded by the coding sequence ATGAGCGATACCATTCATACGATCGGGAAGATGCTGCGCAACCGCGCGGTCTCGCACGGCGACAGCATTGCCTTGATCTTTCCCGATTCTCGCCAGACCTATGCCCAGTTGCTGGATGCATCGACGCGCTGGGCAAAGACGCTGGTGGCACTCGGCGTGCGGCGCGGTGAGCATGTCGGCGTGCTGCTGCCGACCTGCCGGGAATTCCTTGAGATCTACTACGGTTGCGCGCTCATCGGCGCGGTCGTGGTGCCGGTCAATGCCCGTTACCAGCCAGGCGAACTGGCCTATCTGGTCAAGGATGCCGCCCTGCGTGTGCTGGTGACCACCGGCCGGGTCGCGGATTCGCTCGATTTTGGTGAGCGGCTGGAAGCTGCGCTTGCCTCGCTTCGCGGTTCCGCCGATTGCCTCGCGCTCGATCTGCCCGAAGCGCCGGATCTGCGGCAGATCATCTGCCTCGAGGAGAAATGCGGCCCGGCGCTACTACCGCTGAGCCGTGCGATGGCGCTTGGCGAAAGTGTGCCCGATACCGATATCAGGGCGTTGACCGAGGCCGTGCAGCCGGGGGATATCGGTCTCATCCTCTATACCTCGGGCACCACGTCCAATCCGAAGGGGTGCATGATTTCCAACCGGGCGATGGTCGGCAACAGCCGCAACCTTGGCCTGCGGTACGAAGTCACCGATGCCGACAAGGTATGGTCGCCGCTCCCGATCTATCACATCGCCGGAATTCTCCCGATGACGATGATCATGGACGCAGGCGGCGCCTACATGACCGTCCCCTACTTCGATGCCGGGACGGCGCTGGAAATGCTGGAGAGGGAGCGCGCAACCATTGCCTATCCTGCCTTCGTAACGATCATGCAGGACCTGATTTCGCACGACCGCTTCAAGGTGACGGACCTTGCCTCGATGCGGCTGATGAACAGCAACTTCGCCGTCCAGCCTGCCTGGATCAAGACCGCCATGATCGAAGCCATGCCCTCCATCGTCCATGTCGGAACCTATGGGCTGACCGAGGCGGCAGGCACCATCTGCACGAGCAGACTGGACGAAACCGAGCATAGCCGCACCAGTCGTCTCGGCGTGCCGCTGGACGAGTGGGACGTCAGGATCGTCGATATCGAAACAGGCCGGGAATGCGCTCCGGGCGAGCGGGGGGAAATCTGCGCCCGCGGGCCGAACATGCTGTCGGGATACTACAATGCCCCGGAAAAGACCGCCGAGAGCATTCGTGACGGCTGGCTGCACACCGGTGACATCGGCTCTTTCGACGAAGCGGGCACGATCATGTTCCACGGCCGCACCAAGGACATGCTCAAGGTCGGCGGTGAAAACGTCGCAGCGGCGGAAATCGAAGGCGTGTTGCAGACGCACGATGCCGTGAAGCTGGCGCAGGTCGTCGGCATTCCCGATGATCGCTACGTCGAAGTGCCGGTGGCCTTTGTCGAACTGGCTCCCGGCGAGTCGGTGGAGCCGGATGAACTGATCGCGCATTGCCGCGGCAAGATCGCCAACTTCAAGCTGCCGCGCGACGTCCGCTTCGTCACCGGGTGGCCGATGTCGACATCCAAGATCCAGAAATTCCGGCTGCGGGATATGCTGCTGGAGGAAAGGGGGATCGAACGGTAA
- a CDS encoding VOC family protein: MAWVVNDLEEAARRWHRTTGVGPFLVNRHIPIREPLYRGKPGRVDFSTAIAQAGPVQIELVQQHDDAPSCYRDSVPAGQEAMHHIAIMVADYDVTVAEYEQEGFTVASSGYFGKARFCYVDCRPGIGHMVEILEDCAPIRSFFALIARAAQEWDGDPATLIREL, from the coding sequence ATGGCCTGGGTGGTGAACGATCTGGAGGAGGCCGCCCGCCGCTGGCACCGGACGACAGGAGTCGGGCCCTTCCTGGTGAACCGCCACATTCCCATTCGCGAACCGTTGTATCGCGGGAAGCCCGGACGCGTCGATTTTTCCACTGCCATCGCGCAGGCCGGGCCGGTGCAGATCGAACTGGTGCAGCAGCATGACGATGCCCCATCCTGCTATCGCGACTCCGTGCCGGCGGGGCAGGAGGCGATGCATCACATCGCCATCATGGTCGCGGATTACGATGTAACCGTCGCCGAATACGAGCAGGAGGGATTTACCGTCGCCAGCTCGGGATACTTCGGCAAGGCCCGCTTCTGCTACGTCGATTGCCGCCCCGGCATCGGCCACATGGTCGAGATTCTCGAAGACTGCGCCCCGATCCGCAGTTTCTTCGCGCTGATCGCGCGCGCCGCGCAGGAATGGGACGGCGATCCGGCAACCCTGATACGAGAATTGTGA
- a CDS encoding c-type cytochrome, producing MTVGTVIAICAGLNACKPPPESRYIPDPANAERGRLAIERVGCAACHEIPGIDWPQGSTGPSLQGFDDYGPIAGQLPNTPANLAAFVRNAPLAKPGSSMPAMPLTEAEARDVAAYLHGLDDD from the coding sequence ATGACAGTGGGAACAGTGATCGCGATTTGCGCCGGGCTGAACGCCTGCAAGCCACCGCCGGAATCGCGGTACATTCCCGATCCTGCAAACGCTGAGCGTGGCCGGTTGGCAATCGAGCGAGTTGGCTGCGCGGCCTGTCATGAAATTCCCGGTATCGATTGGCCGCAGGGAAGCACCGGGCCTTCCTTGCAGGGTTTCGACGATTACGGCCCGATTGCCGGCCAGTTGCCGAACACACCCGCAAACCTTGCGGCATTCGTGCGCAATGCGCCGCTCGCCAAGCCTGGCTCGTCGATGCCCGCAATGCCGTTGACAGAAGCGGAAGCGCGCGATGTCGCCGCCTATCTCCACGGGCTTGACGATGACTGA
- a CDS encoding cytochrome b/b6 domain-containing protein, whose amino-acid sequence MKPWVQQWQEWSVSYRERGKYTPVGVAFHWIMAAVVIFQLGSGWMIQRYLVGADKLDAYQLHSEIGLTLLLLGALRLLWRLIVPGPVNDADNQGWRSTVAHAIHAVFYALFVILPLSGWMMWSAIQPARDLHLAGLVPVPAMPLHTLSSEWQFRVLELAIDVHVAAVIVLALLIPAHALAAIKHHFWDQDDVLEGMLPEIPNARSHPEGPNYSQPG is encoded by the coding sequence ATGAAGCCGTGGGTCCAGCAGTGGCAGGAATGGTCGGTAAGCTACCGGGAGCGGGGGAAGTATACGCCGGTCGGGGTTGCTTTCCACTGGATTATGGCTGCTGTCGTCATATTCCAGCTTGGATCGGGCTGGATGATCCAGCGCTATCTGGTCGGCGCGGACAAGCTGGATGCCTACCAGCTCCATTCCGAGATCGGGCTGACGCTGCTGCTGCTGGGCGCCCTGCGGCTGCTGTGGCGGCTGATCGTTCCCGGCCCGGTCAACGATGCCGACAACCAGGGCTGGCGATCCACAGTCGCACACGCGATCCACGCCGTTTTCTACGCGCTGTTCGTGATCCTCCCGCTGTCGGGATGGATGATGTGGTCCGCCATCCAGCCAGCGCGCGATCTTCACCTCGCGGGGCTTGTGCCCGTCCCCGCCATGCCGCTCCACACGCTTTCGAGCGAATGGCAGTTCCGGGTGCTGGAACTGGCCATCGATGTGCATGTCGCCGCTGTCATCGTTCTCGCCCTGCTCATTCCCGCCCACGCTCTCGCTGCCATCAAGCACCATTTCTGGGATCAGGACGACGTTCTGGAAGGCATGCTTCCGGAGATTCCGAATGCCCGCTCCCACCCCGAAGGTCCGAACTATAGTCAGCCAGGCTAG
- a CDS encoding cytochrome c oxidase assembly protein — protein sequence MPSAIQWLPYCGVAPAPTEWFARWNFDPILLAIVALGLIAGRLISPERTAAHLASVLVILLLFVSPFCALGSALFTARAIHHIALALVLAPLLVNSLRLHEKRISLSLTQLTVMQAGIFWAWHIPEFYSAALSSDAVFWIMQMSLTASSAFWWARLRQSSATVATGALLATMVQMGALGALLVFADRAYYAPHVLTTHLWGLSPLEDQQIAGLIMWAPASAVYLLAAMVVLYRSLAPVPAR from the coding sequence ATGCCATCCGCGATCCAGTGGCTGCCTTATTGTGGCGTCGCACCAGCGCCCACGGAGTGGTTTGCGCGGTGGAATTTCGATCCGATATTGCTGGCGATTGTCGCGCTCGGCCTGATCGCAGGACGCCTGATCTCCCCAGAGCGAACGGCTGCCCACCTTGCCTCGGTTCTGGTCATCCTCCTGCTATTCGTTTCGCCCTTCTGCGCGCTGGGATCGGCGCTGTTTACTGCGCGTGCTATCCACCACATTGCCCTCGCGCTTGTCCTTGCTCCCCTTCTGGTCAATTCCTTGCGACTCCATGAGAAACGAATTTCATTGTCCCTCACCCAGCTCACAGTGATGCAGGCGGGCATCTTCTGGGCATGGCACATCCCGGAATTCTACTCCGCTGCGTTATCAAGCGATGCAGTCTTCTGGATCATGCAGATGAGTCTGACAGCGAGTTCGGCGTTCTGGTGGGCACGGCTGAGGCAGTCGAGCGCCACGGTGGCGACCGGAGCGTTGCTCGCGACAATGGTGCAAATGGGTGCGCTGGGAGCGCTGCTCGTCTTTGCCGATCGTGCCTATTATGCGCCCCATGTCCTGACCACCCACCTGTGGGGACTGTCGCCGCTGGAAGACCAGCAGATCGCCGGACTGATCATGTGGGCTCCCGCCTCTGCGGTCTATCTGCTGGCGGCGATGGTGGTGCTCTATCGCTCGCTCGCGCCGGTTCCCGCACGATGA
- a CDS encoding MaoC family dehydratase N-terminal domain-containing protein, with protein sequence MTADRPPLKFEDLVIGEERRSSSRTITEAEIVEFARQYDPQWFHTDPEAARQSHFGEVVASGVHVLAIWRQLDHEINSDIDYVCGIGFDNFRLKTALRPGDTVYVTSRILSKELSKSGKPRGTCVGYYEMRNQNDQVVLQFESINLVHTRAAAAREGPVNANAPLEK encoded by the coding sequence ATGACTGCGGATCGCCCACCGCTGAAGTTCGAGGATCTGGTAATCGGTGAGGAGCGCCGATCGTCCAGCCGCACGATCACCGAAGCGGAAATCGTCGAGTTCGCCCGCCAGTACGATCCGCAGTGGTTCCACACCGATCCCGAAGCGGCGCGGCAGTCGCATTTCGGGGAGGTCGTTGCGAGCGGGGTGCACGTGCTGGCGATCTGGCGCCAGCTCGATCACGAGATCAACAGCGACATCGACTATGTCTGCGGCATCGGCTTCGACAACTTCCGCCTGAAGACCGCACTGCGGCCGGGGGACACGGTATATGTGACCTCGCGCATCCTGTCGAAAGAACTGTCCAAGAGCGGCAAGCCGCGCGGAACCTGCGTCGGCTACTACGAAATGCGCAACCAGAACGACCAGGTTGTTCTCCAGTTCGAGAGTATCAACCTGGTGCACACGCGCGCCGCCGCAGCGCGGGAGGGGCCTGTCAATGCAAATGCACCGCTAGAGAAGTGA
- a CDS encoding c-type cytochrome gives MWESTGEIIALGGGDAGARGACATCHGLQGEGDGNLVPRLAGLDPGYFARQMEYFAEGQRRHPQMAWIAGRLDWSARQKVAVHYSGMPFPDDAAQDTALPTCAAAELYHRGDPDRGLPSCASCHGEDGTGTGPGNPPLAGQPAHYLARQLQAWSAGERYGDPDRVMTRISQLLTAREMASLADYSSDLRGGSGHSESPEACLPERRPDPRNGA, from the coding sequence GTGTGGGAGTCCACGGGAGAGATTATCGCGCTTGGCGGGGGAGACGCAGGGGCTCGCGGAGCCTGCGCCACCTGCCATGGCCTGCAAGGCGAAGGGGACGGCAATCTCGTTCCACGGCTCGCCGGGCTCGATCCGGGATATTTTGCGCGGCAGATGGAATACTTTGCCGAAGGGCAGCGGCGACATCCGCAGATGGCGTGGATCGCGGGCAGGCTGGATTGGTCTGCCCGGCAGAAAGTCGCGGTCCATTACAGCGGAATGCCTTTTCCTGATGACGCCGCGCAGGACACCGCCCTGCCGACCTGCGCGGCTGCCGAACTGTACCATCGCGGCGATCCTGATCGCGGCCTGCCCTCCTGCGCGAGCTGCCACGGTGAGGACGGCACCGGAACCGGGCCGGGCAACCCGCCGCTGGCGGGTCAACCTGCCCACTATCTGGCGAGGCAGTTGCAGGCATGGTCGGCGGGTGAACGCTATGGTGATCCCGATCGCGTGATGACCCGGATCAGCCAGCTCCTGACAGCGCGCGAGATGGCTAGCCTGGCTGACTATAGTTCGGACCTTCGGGGTGGGAGCGGGCATTCGGAATCTCCGGAAGCATGCCTTCCAGAACGTCGTCCTGATCCCAGAAATGGTGCTTGA
- a CDS encoding c-type cytochrome has protein sequence MTEPQSVFDAWWGWPPPVLDPAGPYADSVTTLAWVLFGLGFFVTAIVVAAVYLAIRGSARTKARLGGERAVWIGGIAFPGVVLTALLVWGLSLTASLTKAPSGEEMRVRVTGHMWWFEVEYLDSAGNVVLRDANELHLPVGERVVIELASEDVIHSFWVPHLSGKEDMIPGRVNELLVQADRAGRFGGICAEYCGGPHALMGFVTVAHEPEAWQAWREERTASLPAIVEQNVPGDTPVLAANAPRPLDSNARDGRALFMESGCAACHRVGGTEANGLAGPDLTHVGSRLSLGAGILPNNRGTMMGWIGNSQSIKRGNRMPDYDMLSADELEAIAIWLEQQK, from the coding sequence ATGACTGAGCCACAAAGCGTCTTCGACGCCTGGTGGGGATGGCCGCCGCCGGTGCTCGATCCGGCGGGGCCTTATGCAGACAGTGTCACGACGCTCGCATGGGTGCTCTTCGGACTAGGTTTTTTCGTCACGGCAATCGTGGTGGCGGCCGTATACCTCGCCATCAGGGGCTCCGCGCGGACGAAGGCCCGACTGGGGGGCGAGCGGGCAGTCTGGATCGGCGGAATTGCCTTTCCGGGGGTGGTGCTGACCGCGCTGCTGGTCTGGGGCCTCTCGCTGACCGCATCGCTGACCAAGGCTCCATCGGGCGAGGAAATGCGGGTCCGGGTAACCGGGCATATGTGGTGGTTCGAGGTCGAATATCTCGACAGCGCAGGCAATGTCGTGCTGCGCGACGCCAATGAACTGCACCTGCCGGTGGGCGAGCGGGTGGTCATCGAGCTTGCCAGTGAAGACGTGATCCACAGCTTCTGGGTGCCTCACCTGTCCGGCAAGGAAGACATGATTCCGGGTCGGGTCAACGAACTGCTGGTGCAGGCTGACCGGGCTGGCCGGTTCGGCGGGATATGCGCCGAATACTGCGGCGGCCCCCACGCGCTGATGGGATTCGTCACCGTCGCTCACGAGCCTGAGGCCTGGCAGGCGTGGCGCGAAGAGCGGACGGCCAGCCTGCCCGCGATCGTGGAGCAGAACGTCCCGGGCGATACGCCGGTACTGGCCGCCAATGCTCCGCGACCGCTCGATAGCAATGCACGGGACGGGCGCGCACTGTTCATGGAAAGTGGGTGTGCCGCTTGCCACCGCGTGGGGGGAACCGAGGCGAACGGCCTTGCCGGGCCGGACCTGACCCATGTCGGCAGCCGTCTTTCGCTCGGAGCGGGAATCCTGCCCAACAATCGCGGCACGATGATGGGCTGGATCGGCAACAGCCAGTCGATCAAGCGGGGCAACCGGATGCCCGATTACGACATGCTGTCTGCCGACGAACTCGAAGCCATCGCCATCTGGCTCGAGCAGCAAAAATGA